From Acidothermus cellulolyticus 11B, a single genomic window includes:
- the iolC gene encoding 5-dehydro-2-deoxygluconokinase: MSAMISDTSNREPFDILTMGRVGVDVYPLQPGVSLRHVTAFGKYLGGSATNVAVAAARLGRRSAVITKTGRDPFGEFIHDALRAFGVDDRWVGSVSHLPTPVTFCEIFPPDDFPLYFYRHPKAPDLELTIDDVDVAAVKDARVFWVTVTGLSQEPSRTATLHALRQRGRRDITVLDLDYRPMFWPSREYARRWVEEALSMATVAVGNLDECLTAVGTAEPLAAAEALRRAGVRLAVVKQGPKGVLGLADDGPVVVPPIDIDVVNGIGAGDAFGGALCHGLLAGWPLDRVLRFANAAGAIVAGRLACADAMPTQDEIEQLLTARSDGQSSRRSGGEASVEQEKADA, encoded by the coding sequence ATGAGCGCGATGATCAGCGACACCTCCAATCGGGAGCCTTTCGACATTCTCACGATGGGGCGTGTCGGAGTTGACGTTTATCCACTGCAGCCGGGCGTGTCGCTCCGGCATGTCACCGCGTTCGGCAAATACCTCGGCGGGTCTGCGACCAACGTTGCGGTCGCCGCGGCTCGTCTTGGCCGGCGCAGCGCCGTCATTACCAAGACCGGTCGGGACCCATTCGGCGAGTTCATCCACGATGCGCTGCGCGCCTTTGGCGTCGACGATCGGTGGGTAGGTTCCGTCTCCCACCTGCCCACGCCGGTCACCTTCTGCGAAATATTTCCGCCCGATGACTTTCCCCTCTATTTCTATCGGCACCCGAAAGCGCCCGACCTCGAGTTGACGATCGACGACGTGGACGTCGCCGCCGTCAAGGACGCGCGGGTGTTCTGGGTGACCGTGACCGGCCTGAGTCAAGAACCGAGCCGGACGGCGACGCTCCACGCATTGCGACAGCGGGGCCGTCGAGATATCACCGTGCTCGACCTGGATTACCGACCCATGTTCTGGCCGTCGCGGGAATACGCCCGTCGCTGGGTCGAGGAGGCGCTCAGCATGGCGACCGTCGCGGTCGGGAATCTCGATGAATGCCTGACTGCTGTTGGGACAGCAGAACCGTTGGCGGCAGCGGAAGCCCTTCGGCGGGCGGGGGTGCGCCTCGCCGTCGTCAAGCAAGGCCCGAAGGGGGTGCTCGGGCTCGCCGACGACGGACCAGTCGTCGTACCACCGATAGACATCGATGTCGTCAATGGCATTGGTGCCGGCGATGCCTTTGGCGGCGCCCTCTGCCATGGCCTGCTTGCTGGTTGGCCGCTGGATCGGGTGCTCCGATTCGCCAACGCCGCAGGTGCGATCGTCGCCGGCCGGCTCGCGTGCGCCGATGCGATGCCGACCCAGGACGAGATCGAGCAGCTGCTCACAGCGCGATCCGACGGTCAATCCTCGCGGCGATCAGGGGGCGAGGCTTCGGTTGAACAGGAGAAAGCTGATGCGTGA
- a CDS encoding GntR family transcriptional regulator: MTDLSLTLDRSSPVPLYYQIAQQIEQAIERGELAPGTKLDNEIELADRLGLSRPTMRRAIQELVRKGLLVRKRGVGTQVVHGKVKRPVELTSLYDDLLKSNQKPRTDVLALETIPAADEVAVHLGIEPRSQVIYVERVRYARDEPLAIMHNWLPAHLVSLERSDLERAGLYDRLRKAGIRICVASQRIGAKAATSEEARLLRTRRGAPLLTMARVAYDDTGRAVEYGSHVYRSDSYTFEITLVERQ; encoded by the coding sequence GTGACCGACCTCTCGCTCACTCTGGACCGGTCGAGTCCGGTGCCGCTGTATTACCAGATCGCCCAGCAGATCGAGCAGGCGATCGAGCGGGGTGAGCTCGCTCCGGGAACCAAGCTCGACAACGAGATCGAACTCGCCGACCGGCTGGGACTGTCACGACCGACCATGCGCCGGGCGATTCAGGAACTCGTCCGCAAGGGCCTGCTGGTCCGCAAACGCGGTGTCGGCACCCAGGTCGTCCACGGAAAGGTCAAGCGGCCTGTCGAGCTCACCAGCCTTTATGACGATCTCCTGAAGAGCAACCAGAAGCCGCGCACGGATGTGCTCGCCCTTGAGACGATTCCCGCGGCGGATGAGGTGGCGGTCCACCTCGGCATTGAGCCGCGGAGCCAGGTGATCTACGTCGAGCGGGTCCGCTACGCGCGGGACGAGCCGCTCGCCATCATGCACAATTGGCTGCCGGCCCACCTCGTCTCTCTTGAGCGGTCGGATTTGGAACGCGCCGGACTGTACGACCGCCTGCGCAAGGCCGGAATCCGCATTTGTGTCGCGTCGCAACGCATCGGTGCGAAGGCGGCGACAAGCGAGGAGGCCCGACTCCTCCGCACTCGCCGCGGAGCGCCCCTTCTCACCATGGCCCGAGTGGCATACGACGACACCGGACGCGCCGTGGAATATGGCTCGCACGTCTACCGCTCCGACAGCTATACGTTCGAGATCACCCTCGTCGAAAGGCAATAG